A portion of the Candidatus Pristimantibacillus lignocellulolyticus genome contains these proteins:
- the spoIIIAE gene encoding stage III sporulation protein AE, translated as MRVVSRLLTWIIMILLLTCFSPLAEASSTPSDEYSSDMTSKWVEEQVNSLDTKTIEQYWEQMGEEYRQYFPNNQLPTINELMFSDEGNKFEASTIIKGLFAYFIQEIIYNSKLLIIIVMLAVFSMMLETLQNAFERNAISKVAYSIVFMVLVTIAINSFSVAIGYAKEAIEEMITFMLAMIPLLLTLLASMGGVVTVSVMHPLIIFMIHVVGTLIYLVVFPLLFFSAVLHIVSAMTDRFKVTHLANMLRGIAVTLLGILLTVFLGVISVQGATSSITDGVALRTAKFVTGNFVPVVGKMFSDAADTILSASLVAKNAIGLAGVIVLLIICAFPAIKIVALALIYHIAGAIMQPLGDSPIAACLQTIGKTMLYVFAALAAVSLMFFLAITIIITAGNATVMVR; from the coding sequence ATGAGAGTAGTGAGTCGATTACTAACATGGATAATTATGATATTATTGCTTACTTGTTTCTCGCCATTGGCAGAAGCAAGCAGTACACCAAGCGATGAATATTCCTCAGATATGACGTCCAAATGGGTAGAAGAACAGGTCAATTCACTTGATACGAAAACAATTGAGCAATATTGGGAGCAAATGGGTGAAGAATACAGGCAGTATTTTCCGAACAACCAGCTTCCTACCATTAATGAACTTATGTTCTCTGATGAAGGAAATAAATTTGAAGCTAGCACAATAATAAAAGGGTTGTTTGCTTACTTTATTCAGGAAATTATTTATAACAGTAAACTTCTAATAATCATCGTCATGTTAGCGGTATTCAGTATGATGCTAGAAACACTGCAGAACGCATTTGAACGAAACGCAATTAGTAAAGTTGCCTATTCCATCGTTTTCATGGTACTAGTTACAATCGCAATTAATAGTTTCAGTGTAGCTATTGGTTACGCGAAGGAAGCGATTGAAGAGATGATCACGTTCATGCTAGCCATGATCCCACTTCTACTTACATTGTTAGCTTCAATGGGTGGAGTGGTCACAGTATCAGTAATGCATCCACTGATCATTTTTATGATTCATGTCGTTGGCACTTTAATCTATCTAGTTGTGTTTCCATTGCTGTTCTTCTCAGCAGTTTTACATATTGTTAGTGCAATGACAGATCGCTTCAAAGTGACTCATTTAGCCAACATGTTAAGAGGGATTGCAGTTACTCTACTAGGTATACTTTTGACTGTATTTCTTGGCGTCATTTCTGTGCAGGGAGCAACGAGTTCAATTACTGATGGCGTTGCACTTCGAACTGCCAAATTCGTAACGGGCAACTTTGTTCCTGTGGTAGGGAAGATGTTCTCTGATGCTGCTGACACTATTCTATCCGCATCGTTGGTAGCAAAAAACGCAATTGGACTAGCCGGTGTCATTGTGCTACTTATCATTTGCGCTTTCCCTGCAATCAAGATTGTTGCTTTAGCATTGATCTATCACATTGCAGGAGCGATCATGCAGCCATTAGGTGATTCACCTATAGCTGCATGTCTACAAACGATTGGGAAGACGATGCTGTATGTGTTTGCGGCACTAGCGGCGGTAAGTCTAATGTTCTTCCTTGCAATCACGATCATCATTACAGCGGGGAACGCCACCGTCATGGTGCGGTGA